The Microplitis mediator isolate UGA2020A chromosome 8, iyMicMedi2.1, whole genome shotgun sequence genome has a window encoding:
- the LOC130673749 gene encoding cystinosin homolog: MKIFSWILFIQVLEFANGSFKVDTQDLRILVGDNKSFELYLTHKLPAQVKVTLNVQHSYLLEIEPVAFNVTANEENLHWNISVSGFSPGASVISTNVAPNITDSSTAFVRVTIERSRVLNYLSKAVGWVYFLAWSFSFYPQIYDNYKRKSVVGLSVDLFALNIVGYLTYSLFNCGLYWIPEVDAEYYRRYPRGLNPVQSNDIFFAVHGLLASAVTLVQCRIYEAGAQRVSMTAGILIGLFTISTVISIVLGIFKIIVWLDFFYFCSYIKLFVTLMKYIPQAYSNYKRKSTVGWSIGTVISDFTGGILSMLQMILDSYNYDDWGSIFGDFTKFGLGVSSVAFDILFFLQHYAFYRYEPDLLKSNSFINILA; the protein is encoded by the exons ATGAAGATTTTTTCAtggatattatttattcaag ttttagAATTTGCAAACGGTAGTTTTAAAGTTGACACACAAGATTTGAGAATTCTTGTTGGtgataataaatcatttgaattatatttGAC ACACAAACTACCCGCTCAAGTAAAGGTAACTTTGAATGTTCAACATTCATATTTACTTGAGATAGAACCTGTAGCATTTAATGTCACGGCGAATGAAGAAAATTTGCATTGGAATATCAGTGTATCAGGATTTTCACCCGGTGCTTCTGTGATCAGTACTAACGTTGCTCCCAATATTACAGA TTCTTCTACAGCATTTGTAAGAGTGACAATAGAAAGATCAAGagtattgaattatttgagtAAGGCTGTAGGTTGGGTTTATTTTTTAGCATGGAGCTTTAGTTTTTATCCacaaatttatgataattacaAACGGAAAAGTGTAGTAGGTTTGAGTGTTGATTTGTTTGCACTCAATATTGTGGGATATCTCACGTATTCTCTATTCAACTGTGGTCTTTATTGGATACCAGAAGTTGAT gCAGAATATTATCGCCGGTATCCGAGAGGGTTGAATCCAGTACAAAGTAACGATATATTCTTTGCAGTTCACGGTTTGTTGGCATCAGCCGTCACTCTCGTGCAGTGTAGAATTTATGAa gCTGGCGCGCAAAGAGTATCGATGACCGCCGGAATACTTATTGGGTTATTTACGATATCTACTGTAATCTCAATTGTTTTagggatttttaaaataattgtatggctagatttcttttatttctgCAGCTACATTAAGTTATTTGTTAcattaatgaaatatatacCACAAGCATAttctaattataaaagaaaatctaCTGTTGGCTGGAGTATTGGTACTGTGATCTCTGATTTTACTGGTGGAATACTTTCAATGCTCCAAATGATCTTAGATTCTTATAATTATG atgatTGGGGAAGTATTTTTGGTGATTTCACGAAATTCGGACTTGGTGTTTCTTCAGTTGCATttgatatacttttttttttacaacattaTGCATTCTACAG atATGAGCCCGATTTGCTaaaatcaaattcatttataaatatcttgGCATAA
- the LOC130673748 gene encoding cystinosin homolog, with translation MTIGTMKIFSWILFIQVLEFANGSFKVDTQDLRILVGENKSFELYLTHKLPAQVKVTLDVQHSYLLEIEPTAFNVTTNEENLHWNISVSGFSPGASVISTNITPNITDFSTAFVRVTIERSRALYYLSKVVGWIYFVAWSFCFYPQLYDNYKKKSVVGLSVDLFALNIVGYLTYSLFNCGLYWIPEVEAEYYRRYPRGLNPVQSNDIFFAVHGLLASAVTLVQCRIYEAGAQKVSMTAGILIGLFTISTVISIILGIFKIIVWLDFFYFCSYIKLFVTLIKYMPQAYTNYKIKSTVGYSIGTVISDITGAILSMLQMILDSYNYDDWESLFGDFTKFGLGIFSIAFDVLFMLQHYVFYRNEPDLSKSNSFINVLT, from the exons ATGACTATTGGAACCATGAAGATTTTTTCAtggatattatttattcaag ttttagAATTTGCAAACGGTAGTTTTAAAGTTGACACACAAGATTTGAGAATTCTTGTTGgtgaaaataaatcatttgaattatatttGAC ACACAAACTACCAGCTCAAGTAAAGGTAACTTTGGATGTTCAACATTCATATTTACTTGAGATAGAACCTACAGCATTTAATGTCACGACGAATGAAGAAAATTTGCATTGGAATATCAGTGTATCAGGATTTTCACCCGGTGCTTCTGTGATCAGTACTAACATCACTCCCAATATTACAGA TTTTTCTACAGCTTTTGTGAGAGTAACCATAGAGAGATCAAGAGCTTTGTATTACTTGAGTAAGGTTGTCGGATGGATTTATTTTGTAGCATGGAGCTTTTGTTTTTATCCTCAACTTTACGATAATTACAAAAAGAAAAGTGTAGTAGGTTTGAGTGTTGATTTGTTTGCACTCAATATTGTGGGATATCTCACGTATTCTCTATTTAACTGTGGTCTTTATTGGATACCAGAAGTTGAAGCGGAATATTATCGCCGGTATCCGAGAGGGTTGAATCCAGTACAAAGTAACGATATATTCTTTGCAGTTCACGGTTTGTTGGCATCAGCCGTCACTCTTGTGCAGTGTAGAATTTATGAa gCTGGCGCGCAAAAAGTATCGATGACCGCCGGAATACTTATTGGGTTATTTACGATATCTACtgtaatttcaattattttagggatttttaaaataattgtatggctagatttcttttatttctgCAGCTACATTAAGTTATTTGttacattaataaaatatatgccaCAAGCATatactaattataaaataaaatctactgTTGGCTACAGCATTGGTACTGTGATCTCGGATATTACTGGTGCAATACTTTCAATGCTCCAAATGATCTTAGATTCTTATAATTATG atgaCTGGGAAAGTCTTTTTGGTGATTTCACGAAATTCGGGcttggaattttttcaattgcaTTTGATGTACTTTTTATGTTACAACATTATGTATTCTACAG aaACGAACCTGACTTGTCgaaatcaaattcatttataaatgtcttgacataa
- the LOC130673743 gene encoding structural maintenance of chromosomes protein 3-like, with amino-acid sequence MYIHQIIIEGFKSYQGPTAFEPFHPNYNVVVGKNGSGKSNFLKAIQFVLCDEFYHLSSKQYQDLFHKGVSSRYPSAFVEIVFNNTDRRLPISKDTVHLRRSIGQKYDNYSVNKKLISKNDVKNLLASVGLSNFNPYYIVQQRTINKLVLSSDAIRLKQLKEIAGIKVFEALREESVKEFELIERALANSNKLNDDFSKKLDLKRLESKEAKEYLRWDKERRILEYVINEKELKATEGLLRKAQDLYIEQDTEQLKIDKELKHAQQMIFESNKRLDKATQNVANAREGVNIFVIQQQKLLEIKTNITRTINYLKTTIENDQKTQENNKIKLRELENSITKYMKKLSPIKAEYESVKRREEKVTHDLIIKEQYRKELCVKKQRKREFADKSERDEWIKRQLELLDKDIQERDELRVKFEKELEEEKINRRNLESEIKNHDENIEKQLKLICDYKHKIYELEKLKDQYQDSRREFYRDKENYENELLTLREKLTKIDQSSMISNDIADGRDSLTKVLDILRQQPGRQQEVDSSYFNMVIDNFVCDNDIYNAVEAIAGNRLFNHIVATDEFGMEILDQMNRLQLPGSVTFLPLNRLPTAKRLEYPGGNESVPMMRHLHYDSEVEKAFYHIFGKTLLCRSLKDAIDIAHKHKFNCITIDAEQVSWKGDLACGSRKNRKSHLEVRKIRDKILEQIDEIDDKLMHVRENILNADNDINKNLNEICKDKIKLEKAENLLEKLNAEIEELRGKFKEIENKCGAKEKILNECLTGLELRRASREKLESELNENLLSQLSEEDQEQLDQVNDEIKTLVEEKKELVDKLASLSHEKNQIDILLEKSFQCKEKLEVDIKKLAATIEDNLCELNSSEKQVGKITEELEAISDDINKNEEIISAMEIKTQIVDEIKKWKRKEIDATKKLQKILKELNHLRIKINRYGEKILECKEKLNKMGPLPRRDVYKEFKDFSNKQLNDKLQKTSNKLKKFSHININALDHFVLFSERRDELVESKTDLERSYEDERELFSVMDEWKSDGIQYSFRKMNKCLKETFKKLVPTGSAQLVVKIRDKTKNIENISRREFDYEKFTGIGIRVSFSGEIDDIQMMNRLSGGQKSLVALAFIFAAQKCNPTSLYILDEIDHALDPTHRENVAKLIRELSSESQFITTTFRPEQVRYADKCYGVKLHNKISYLQPISQEDAADFIENDPSEN; translated from the exons ATGTATATTCatcaa ATAATTATTGAAGGTTTCAAATCCTACCAAGGACCGACTGCTTTTGAGCCTTTTCATCCTAATTACAACGTAGTTG ttGGTAAAAATGGTTCTggaaaaagtaattttttgaaagccATCCAATTCGTTCTGTGCGACGAATTTTACCATTTAAGCAGCAAACAGTATCAAGATTTATTCCACAAAGGCGTGTCATCACGTTATCCATCAGCATTCGTtgaaatagtttttaataaCACAGACAGAAGATTACCGATTAGTAAAGACACAGTTCACCTTCGCCGCAGCATCGGCCAAAAATACGACAATTATTCTGTaaacaaaaaactaatttctaaaaatgatgttaaaaatttactcgCATCAGTCGGATTATCTAACTTTAATCCTTATTATATTGTCCAGCAACgtacaataaataaactgGTATTGTCCTCTGATGCTATAAGATTGAAACAACTTAAGGAAATTGCTGGTATTAAAGTTTTCGAAGCTCTTCGCGAAGAATCAGTAAAAGAATTTGAACTTATTGAGCGTGCTTTAgctaattcaaataaattgaatgatgatttttcgaaaaaactcGATCTCAAAAGACTGGAGAGCAAAGAAGCCAAAGAATATCTCAGGTGGGACAAGGAGAGACGTATACTGGAGTACGTCATCAAcgaaaaagaattaaaagcaACTGAAGGTTTGTTAAGAAAAGCTCAAGATTTGTACATTGAACAAGACAccgaacaattaaaaattgacaagGAATTGAAACATGCGCAGCAAATGATTTTTGAATCCAACAAACGTCTAGACAAAGCCACGCAAAATGTTGCCAATGCCAGGGAAGGAGTAAATATCTTCGTGATCCAGCAGCAAAAGCTTCtggaaataaaaacaaatataactagaacaataaattatttaaaaacaacaatTGAGAACGACCAGAAAACTcaagaaaataacaaaataaaattgagggaattagaaaattcaattactaaatacatgaaaaaattatcgcCAATAAAAGCCGAGTACGAATCAGTGAAACGTCGCGAAGAAAAAGTAACACATGATTTAATAATCAAAGAACAATATCGCAAAGAATTGTGCGTTAAAAAACAACGCAAGCGTGAATTTGCAGACAAAAGTGAACGCGACGAATGGATTAAACGTCAGTTAGAATTACTGGACAAAGACATCCAAGAAAGAGACGAGCTGAGAGTTAAATTCGAAAAAGAActtgaagaagaaaaaataaatagacgtAATTTGGagagtgaaattaaaaatcacgatgaaaatattgagaagcaacttaaattaatatgtgattataaacataaaatatatgagctggaaaaattaaaagaccAGTATCAAGACTCGCGTAGAGAATTTTATCGCGATAAAGAAAATTACGAAAATGAATTACTGACATTACGCGAGAAATTGACAAAAATAGATCAGAGCTCTATGATAAGTAACGATATTGCCGATGGACGGGATAGTTTGACCAAAGTCCTTGATATTTTGCGGCAACAGCCTGGCAGACAACAGGAAGTTGACAGCAGTTATTTCAATATGGTAATTGATAACTTTGTTTGCGACAATGATATTTATAACGCCGTAGAAGCTATTGCCGGTAATCGATTGTTTAATCATATCGTTGCGACTGATGAGTTCGGCATGGAAATTCTTGACCAGATGAACAGACTCCAGTTACCTGGCAGCGTAACATTTTTACCTTTGAATCGTCTGCCTACTGCTAAACGGCTTGAATATCCGGGGGGAAATGAGTCAGTGCCTATGATGCGTCATTTGCACTATGATAGCGAGGTTGAAAAAGCtttctatcatatatttgGTAAAACACTTTTATGTAGATCTCTAAAAGATGCCATCGATATCGCACACAAGCACAAATTTAACTGCATTACCATCGACGCAGAACAAGTCTCCTGGAAGGGAGATCTCGCTTGCGGCTCTAGAAAAAACCGCAAGTCGCATCTTGAAGTCAGAAAAATACGCGATAAAATTCTGGAGCAAATCGATGAAATAGACGACAAATTGATGCATGttagagaaaatattttgaatgcagacaatgatattaataagaatttaaatgaaatttgtaaagacaaaataaaattagagaAGGCTGAAAATTtgcttgaaaaattaaatgctgAGATTGAGGAACTGAGGGGTAAATTTAAGgagattgaaaataaatgtgGAGCCAaggagaaaattttgaatgaatgtCTCACTGGGTTGGAACTCAGACGCGCTAGTAGAGAAAAATTAGAGAGtgaattgaatgaaaatttactgagCCAACTTTCTGAAGAGGATCAGGAACAACTTGACCAAGTGAATGATGAAATTAAGACTTTGGTTGAAGagaaaaaagaattagttGACAAACTGGCGAGTCTGagtcatgaaaaaaatcagattGACATTTTACTGGAGAAAAGTTTTCaatgtaaagaaaaattgGAAGTTGACATTAAAAAGTTGGCGGCAACAATTGAAGATAATTTGTGTGAATTGAATTCTTCAGAAAAACAAGTTGGTAAAATTACAGAGGAGTTGGAAGCAATCAGtgatgatattaataaaaatgaggaAATTATTAGCGCGATGGAGATTAAAACTCAAATAGTTGATGAAATTAAGAAGTGGAAAAGGAAAGAAATTGATGCTACTAAAAAGTTACAGAAGATATTGAAGGAGTTGAATCATTTGAGgatcaaaataaatagatatggagaaaaaatacttgagtgcaaggaaaaattaaataaaatgggtCCGTTGCCTCGGCGCGATGTTTACAAAGAATTCaaagatttttcaaataaacaattgaatGATAAATTACAGAAGACTAGTAATAAACTCAAGAAATTTAgtcacataaatataaatgcgTTGGATCACTTTGTGTTATTCAGCGAACGTAGGGATGAATTAGTTGAATCTAAAACAGATTTAGAACGTAGTTATGAAGATGAGCGGGAACTTTTTTCTGTTATGGATGAATGGAAATCTGATGGAATTCAGTATAGTTTtagaaaaatgaataaatgtttaaaagaaacttttaaaaaattggtacCAACTGGTAGCGCGCAGTTGGTTGTTAAAATAAgagataaaactaaaaatattgaaaatatttcacGGCGGGAATTTGATTATGAGAAATTTACTGGAATTGGTATCAGAGTTTCGTTTAGTGGAGAAATTGATGACATTCAGATGATGAACCGACTTTCTGGTGGACAAAAATCACTTGTTGCATTGGCGTTCATATTTGCCGCACAGAAATGCAACCCGACTTCACTTTATATTCTTGATGAAATTGATCATGCGCTTGACCCGACGCACAGAGAAAATGTCGCCAAGCTCATTCGGGAATTGAGCTCTGAATCACAATTTATCACGACAACTTttag aCCAGAGCAGGTCCGGTATGCGGATAAATGTTATGGTGTAAAGTTacacaataaaatatcatatttGCAGCCTATTTCTCAAGAAGATGCTGCtgattttatagaaaatgatCCCAGTGAAAATTAA
- the LOC130672823 gene encoding dysbindin protein homolog, translating to MFGSLKSKFQTVQDGISASFKGLTLGESPKPKKPIAIDRVNYNAGADVLHHYQLQWNELHELAEENSMKAQEVDILVGTIYEKLNREWNNMTILNCTLASIPKINHDIQNLMDQIGTLEEAFEEVEAALFKLEDLNETLELQSKQLDHRFQLALYKEKKLSELDNYRVALASEHSERVLQKELKQQKMLKERQDTFDEVFRGEIENYKATGVVPRGAISQKGPALEEIVLENDSTDFDEFLQS from the exons tctttaaaaagtaaatttcaaacagtCCAAGATGGCATATCTGCaag ttttaaagGTTTGACACTTGGTGAGAGTCCtaagccaaaaaaaccgattGCAATTGACAGAGTTAATTACAATGCGGGCGCAGATGTTCTGCATCATTACCAGTTACAGTGGAATGAATTACACGAACTTGCTGAAGAAAATTCAATGAAAGCACAAGAAGTTGATATTCTTGTTGGTACAATATACGAAAAACTTAATAGAGAATGGAATAATATGACGATATTAAATTGTACTTTAGCATCAATACCCAAAATAAATCATGATATTCAAAACTTAATGGATCAAATAG gaACACTGGAAGAAGCATTTGAAGAAGTTGAAGCAGCGTTATTTAAACTAGAAGATTTAAATGAAACCCTCGAGCTACAAAGTAAGCAATTGGATCATAGATTTCAATTGGctttgtacaaagaaaaaaaattatctgaattAGATAATTACAGAG TTGCGTTAGCTAGTGAGCATTCTGAGCGGGTGCTTCAAAAAGAATTAAAgcaacaaaaaatgttgaaagaaAGACAAGACACATTTGATGAAGTTTTTAGAggcgaaattgaaaattacaaaGCAACGGGTGTTGTCCCTC GTGGAGCGATCTCGCAAAAAGGACCCGCACTTGAAGAAATCGTTTTAGAAAACGACTCGACGgattttgatgaatttttacAGAGCTAA